A window of the Amycolatopsis solani genome harbors these coding sequences:
- a CDS encoding RNA polymerase sigma factor, with protein MREAAPVTGVDRFTEVHDRHFAAIHRYVAGRLGAQAAEDVAAETFLVAYDRREKFDPTRGDVGAWLFGIATNLVSRHRRKEARHYRALARIEVPRPVEGHENRVVMSGQLAKALSRLSSGERDVLLLVALADLGYAEVAQALGISPGTVGSRLTRARKKLAPVLATEATDG; from the coding sequence ATGAGAGAGGCAGCCCCGGTGACCGGCGTCGACCGGTTCACCGAGGTGCACGACCGCCACTTCGCGGCGATCCACCGGTACGTCGCGGGCCGCCTCGGCGCCCAGGCGGCCGAGGACGTCGCCGCGGAGACGTTCCTCGTCGCCTACGACCGCCGCGAGAAGTTCGACCCCACCCGCGGCGACGTCGGAGCGTGGCTGTTCGGCATCGCGACGAACCTCGTTTCGCGCCACCGCCGCAAGGAAGCCCGGCACTACCGCGCCCTCGCCCGGATCGAGGTGCCCCGGCCGGTCGAGGGCCACGAAAACCGCGTCGTCATGAGCGGGCAGCTGGCGAAAGCGTTGTCCCGGTTGTCCTCGGGCGAGCGTGACGTCCTGCTCCTCGTGGCACTGGCCGACCTCGGCTACGCGGAAGTGGCCCAGGCACTCGGCATCTCCCCGGGCACGGTCGGCTCCCGGCTGACGCGTGCCCGCAAGAAACTCGCCCCTGTTCTCGCCACGGAGGCCACCGATGGATGA
- a CDS encoding amidase, with product MTELPDLTAVELVAHYRAKTLSPVEVTEAVLSRIEAREPELHALYAYDPSGALDDAKASEARWAADEPLGPIDGVPLTLKENIATRGTPVPLGTAATALTPAVEDAPAAARIRESGGVLLAKTTMPDYGMLTSGLSSFHETARNPWLTSASPGGSSAGAGAAAAAGYGPLHVGTDIGGSIRLPAGWCGLAGLKPSFGRVPVAPPFLGRVAGPMTRTVADTALLMSVLSAPDERDHLSLPPSDLDWSLGLSLAGLRIGLHLDPGVGLPVDPATLDAVTAAARAFEAAGAVVEPVGPFLTREMLDGLDVFWRTRAWADMQALPEERRAKVLPYIADWAAGGAELSGVDVYRGFARIDEISVATLRATSAFDFVLSPACPVAAPPAEWASPTNDPARPFEHIAFTVPYNMSGQPAVSVNCGYTGDGRPIGLQIAGRRFDDAGVLRAAAAYEGLREPQRPWPIG from the coding sequence ATGACCGAGTTGCCCGACCTGACCGCCGTCGAACTCGTCGCGCACTACCGCGCGAAGACGCTCTCGCCGGTCGAGGTGACCGAAGCGGTGTTGAGCCGCATCGAGGCGCGCGAGCCGGAGCTGCACGCGTTGTACGCGTACGACCCTTCCGGCGCGCTCGACGACGCGAAGGCGTCCGAAGCCCGCTGGGCGGCCGACGAACCGCTGGGTCCGATCGACGGCGTCCCGCTGACGCTCAAGGAGAACATCGCGACCCGCGGCACCCCGGTCCCGCTGGGCACGGCGGCGACCGCGCTGACTCCGGCCGTCGAGGACGCCCCGGCGGCGGCGCGGATCCGCGAGTCCGGCGGCGTCCTGCTGGCCAAGACGACCATGCCGGACTACGGGATGCTGACGTCCGGGCTCTCGAGCTTCCACGAGACGGCCCGGAACCCGTGGCTGACGTCGGCGTCGCCGGGCGGCTCGAGCGCCGGAGCCGGCGCGGCGGCCGCGGCGGGCTACGGCCCCCTGCACGTCGGCACCGACATCGGCGGCTCGATCCGGCTGCCCGCGGGCTGGTGCGGACTGGCCGGCCTGAAGCCGAGCTTCGGCCGCGTCCCGGTCGCCCCGCCGTTCCTAGGCCGGGTGGCGGGCCCGATGACGCGGACAGTCGCGGACACGGCGTTGCTGATGAGCGTCCTGTCGGCGCCCGACGAGCGCGACCACCTGAGCCTGCCGCCGTCGGACCTGGACTGGTCGCTCGGCCTCTCGCTGGCCGGCCTGCGCATCGGCTTGCACCTCGATCCCGGCGTCGGTCTCCCGGTCGACCCGGCGACGCTCGACGCCGTCACCGCGGCGGCCCGCGCCTTCGAGGCCGCGGGCGCGGTGGTCGAGCCGGTCGGCCCCTTCCTGACCCGCGAAATGCTCGACGGCCTCGACGTCTTCTGGCGCACCCGCGCCTGGGCCGACATGCAGGCGCTCCCGGAGGAGCGACGCGCCAAGGTCCTCCCGTACATCGCGGACTGGGCCGCCGGCGGCGCGGAGTTGTCCGGCGTCGACGTCTACCGCGGTTTCGCTCGGATCGACGAGATCAGCGTCGCCACCCTGCGCGCGACCTCGGCGTTCGACTTCGTGCTGTCCCCGGCCTGCCCGGTCGCGGCCCCGCCGGCGGAGTGGGCGTCCCCGACGAACGACCCGGCCCGCCCGTTCGAGCACATCGCGTTCACCGTCCCGTACAACATGTCCGGCCAGCCGGCGGTTTCGGTCAACTGCGGCTACACCGGCGACGGCCGCCCGATCGGCCTCCAGATCGCGGGCCGCCGCTTCGACGACGCCGGCGTCCTGCGCGCCGCCGCGGCGTACGAAGGCCTTCGCGAGCCGCAGCGCCCCTGGCCGATCGGGTAG
- a CDS encoding SDR family NAD(P)-dependent oxidoreductase, protein MNYSTLFRLDGRRAIVLGAGGIGREAARALAAHGADVVCADRDLEAAREAGVGEAYELDLLAPGAVDKAASDLGPPDVVVLTAATNVRKRLLDYTREEFDRVIALNLGVAFEVVRVFGADMVARGRGSIIGFSSIRGTTVEPGQGPYAATKAGLVQLFRTAAAEFGPAGVRVNAIAPGVVETPLTAQIKANPEWYDAYAAKGALGRWARPDELAGAVVYLASDASSFVTGSVLAVDGGWTAVDGRFEPPAS, encoded by the coding sequence GTGAACTACTCGACGTTGTTCCGCCTGGACGGCCGCCGGGCGATCGTGCTCGGGGCCGGCGGCATCGGCCGTGAGGCCGCGCGGGCCCTGGCCGCCCACGGTGCGGACGTGGTCTGCGCGGACCGCGACCTCGAAGCCGCGCGTGAGGCCGGCGTCGGCGAGGCGTACGAGCTGGACCTGCTCGCGCCCGGCGCCGTCGACAAAGCCGCGAGCGACCTCGGCCCGCCCGACGTCGTCGTGCTGACCGCCGCGACGAACGTCCGCAAACGCTTGCTGGACTACACGCGGGAGGAGTTCGACCGCGTCATCGCGCTGAACCTCGGCGTGGCGTTCGAGGTCGTGCGCGTGTTCGGCGCCGACATGGTCGCGCGCGGGCGGGGGAGCATCATCGGCTTCTCGTCGATCCGCGGCACGACCGTCGAGCCCGGCCAAGGTCCGTACGCGGCCACGAAAGCGGGTCTCGTCCAGCTGTTCCGGACGGCGGCGGCGGAGTTCGGCCCGGCCGGCGTGCGGGTCAACGCGATCGCGCCCGGCGTCGTCGAAACACCGCTGACCGCGCAGATCAAGGCGAATCCCGAGTGGTACGACGCGTACGCGGCGAAGGGCGCGTTGGGGCGCTGGGCGCGTCCGGACGAGCTCGCCGGCGCGGTCGTGTACCTCGCCTCGGACGCTTCGTCGTTCGTCACCGGCTCCGTGCTCGCGGTGGACGGCGGCTGGACCGCCGTCGACGGCCGCTTCGAACCGCCTGCCTCGTAA
- a CDS encoding aldehyde dehydrogenase family protein — MAEHPDGLPVGAGWVSTVDVEEIVFPYDGSVIGTAPVGTPALATRAVDEAVAVAREVASLPSRVRRSLLNDVAGLLRERREEFENLLVLETGKPLVDCRVEVARTIVTWEAAAEEVSRLHGETVPLDLLPSGDGLVGFWKRKPIGVVVGIAGFNYPLLLASHKIAPAIAAGCPVIVKPAPQTPLATLWLVHLVRSVAPLPAMVQLVTGDASVGAALTTDRRIGAVSFTGSAAVGHRIARDAAPTKTLLELGSNAALVVADDADLDAAVDAVLRGGFYASGQACISVQRVLVVEPVASEFTERLLARLDEVVVGDPRDEKTRVSALIDPASTDRVAAWIERSGARQVGGGVDGTVLRPAVLLDVPDGVEAWNEEIFGPVVCVRTVSDVDEAFAAVNASRYGLHASVYSRSLNTAFRALDELEVGGVVVNEVPGFRSDTMPYGGVKDSGIGREGPRFAVEELTVTRMAVLRP, encoded by the coding sequence ATGGCTGAGCACCCGGACGGCCTGCCGGTCGGCGCGGGCTGGGTGTCCACTGTGGACGTCGAAGAAATCGTTTTCCCCTACGACGGGAGCGTCATCGGCACCGCGCCGGTCGGCACGCCCGCCCTGGCGACCCGGGCCGTGGACGAAGCTGTCGCCGTGGCCCGCGAAGTGGCTTCGCTGCCCTCGCGAGTTCGCCGGTCGCTGCTCAACGACGTCGCCGGGCTGCTGCGGGAGCGACGCGAAGAGTTCGAGAACCTGCTCGTGCTGGAGACCGGCAAGCCGCTGGTCGACTGCCGCGTCGAGGTCGCGCGCACGATCGTCACCTGGGAAGCCGCGGCCGAAGAGGTGTCGCGGCTGCACGGCGAGACCGTGCCGCTGGACCTCCTGCCGTCCGGCGACGGCCTGGTCGGGTTCTGGAAACGCAAGCCCATCGGCGTGGTCGTCGGCATCGCGGGCTTCAACTACCCGCTGCTGCTGGCGTCGCACAAGATCGCGCCCGCGATCGCCGCGGGCTGCCCGGTGATCGTCAAGCCCGCGCCCCAGACGCCGCTGGCCACGCTGTGGCTGGTGCACCTCGTGCGGTCGGTCGCGCCGCTTCCCGCCATGGTCCAGTTGGTCACCGGCGACGCGTCGGTGGGTGCCGCGCTGACGACCGACCGCCGGATCGGCGCGGTCTCGTTCACCGGCTCGGCCGCGGTCGGGCACCGCATCGCGCGTGACGCCGCCCCGACGAAGACGTTGCTGGAGCTCGGCTCGAACGCGGCGCTGGTCGTCGCGGACGATGCCGACCTCGACGCCGCCGTGGACGCCGTGCTGCGCGGGGGTTTCTACGCGTCGGGCCAGGCGTGCATCTCGGTGCAGCGGGTCTTGGTCGTCGAGCCGGTCGCTTCGGAGTTCACCGAACGGTTGCTGGCCCGGCTCGACGAGGTCGTCGTCGGCGATCCTCGCGACGAGAAGACGCGGGTGTCGGCGCTGATCGATCCCGCGTCGACCGACCGCGTCGCCGCGTGGATCGAGCGGTCCGGTGCCCGCCAGGTCGGCGGCGGTGTCGACGGCACGGTGCTGCGGCCGGCCGTCCTGCTCGACGTGCCCGACGGCGTCGAGGCCTGGAACGAGGAGATCTTCGGCCCGGTCGTCTGCGTGCGCACGGTGTCCGATGTGGACGAAGCCTTCGCCGCGGTGAACGCGTCCCGCTACGGCCTGCACGCCAGCGTCTACAGCAGGTCCCTGAACACCGCGTTCCGCGCGCTGGACGAGCTGGAGGTCGGCGGGGTCGTCGTCAACGAGGTGCCCGGCTTCCGCTCGGACACCATGCCCTACGGCGGGGTGAAGGACTCCGGGATCGGCCGCGAAGGGCCGCGGTTCGCCGTCGAAGAGCTGACCGTGACCAGGATGGCGGTGCTGCGCCCGTGA
- a CDS encoding ABC transporter ATP-binding protein — protein MSIVEVRDLERRYARRDVHALRGVSFDVEAGQRFGIVGESGSGKSTLVRLLAALDKPTAGTVSFQGRRIDNLPERRLGFLRSELQIVFQDPMGSLDPRMRVRDIISEPLGRREPDRVAELLAAVGLPVDAAQRYPHQFSGGQRQRISIARALAPNPSVLIADEPVSALDVSVRGQILDLLASLVEQFALTLIFVSHDLGVVRHVCDRVAVMRRGEIVELGDVAQVYDAPQHEYTRELLAAAPNLRAELARLSGGEDG, from the coding sequence ATGAGCATCGTCGAAGTCCGCGACCTCGAACGCCGCTACGCCCGCCGGGACGTCCACGCGCTGCGCGGCGTCAGCTTCGACGTCGAAGCCGGCCAGCGGTTCGGCATCGTCGGCGAATCCGGCTCCGGCAAGTCGACGCTGGTCCGGCTGCTGGCCGCGCTCGACAAGCCGACCGCGGGCACGGTGTCGTTCCAAGGCCGCCGGATCGACAACCTCCCGGAACGCCGGCTCGGGTTCCTGCGGTCGGAACTGCAGATCGTCTTCCAGGACCCGATGGGTTCGCTCGACCCCCGCATGCGCGTGCGCGACATCATTTCCGAACCATTGGGCCGCCGCGAGCCCGACCGCGTCGCCGAGCTGCTCGCCGCCGTCGGCCTGCCCGTCGACGCCGCCCAGCGCTACCCGCACCAGTTCTCCGGCGGTCAGCGGCAGCGCATCTCGATCGCCCGCGCGCTGGCGCCCAACCCCAGCGTCCTGATCGCCGACGAGCCGGTCAGCGCGCTCGACGTCTCCGTGCGCGGCCAGATCCTCGACCTGCTCGCGTCGCTGGTGGAGCAGTTCGCGCTGACGCTGATCTTCGTGTCGCACGACCTCGGCGTGGTCCGGCACGTCTGCGACCGCGTCGCCGTGATGCGCCGCGGCGAGATCGTCGAACTCGGTGACGTGGCGCAGGTTTACGACGCGCCGCAGCACGAGTACACGCGGGAGTTGCTGGCCGCCGCGCCGAACCTGCGCGCGGAACTGGCCCGGCTGAGCGGAGGTGAAGATGGCTGA
- a CDS encoding ABC transporter ATP-binding protein — translation MTLSVRGLGVSSLVRDVSFEIGAGERVGLIGESGSGKSLTALSIMGLLPEELPASGSVALNGRELLGMSEKDLSRLRGDELAMVFQEPMTALNPAMRVGRQVTEPGRIHGRRHRAEDLLAAVGLAGTARAYPHQLSGGQRQRVVLAMALANEPSLLICDEPTTALDVTVQAQILALIKTALSRESALLFISHDLAVVASVCERVLVMLDGEIVEAGSTREVLTAPKHEYTRKLLAASDLEASR, via the coding sequence ATGACGCTCTCGGTACGCGGTCTCGGCGTCTCGTCCCTGGTCCGCGACGTCTCCTTCGAGATCGGCGCGGGCGAGCGCGTCGGGCTGATCGGCGAGTCCGGCTCCGGGAAGTCGTTGACGGCGTTGTCGATCATGGGCCTGCTGCCCGAGGAGCTGCCGGCGTCCGGTTCCGTCGCCCTGAACGGCCGTGAGCTGCTCGGGATGTCCGAAAAGGACCTGTCCCGGCTGCGCGGCGACGAGCTGGCGATGGTGTTCCAGGAGCCGATGACGGCGCTGAACCCGGCCATGCGCGTCGGCCGCCAGGTCACCGAGCCCGGCCGGATCCACGGCCGCCGCCACCGCGCCGAAGACCTGCTCGCCGCGGTGGGCCTGGCGGGCACCGCGCGGGCGTACCCGCACCAGCTTTCCGGCGGGCAGCGGCAGCGGGTCGTGCTGGCGATGGCGCTGGCCAACGAGCCGTCGCTGCTGATCTGCGACGAGCCGACGACCGCCCTCGACGTCACCGTCCAGGCCCAGATCCTCGCCCTCATCAAGACCGCACTTTCACGTGAAAGTGCGCTCCTCTTCATCAGCCACGACCTCGCGGTGGTGGCGTCGGTGTGCGAGCGCGTGCTCGTGATGCTCGACGGCGAGATCGTCGAAGCCGGTTCGACGCGCGAAGTCCTGACCGCGCCGAAGCACGAGTACACGCGCAAGCTCCTGGCCGCTTCGGACCTGGAGGCCAGCCGATGA
- a CDS encoding ABC transporter permease, translating into MRTLVLGGVLVGLVVLAALLSFVWTPFDPVKVDAANRLLDASAAHWFGTDKFGRDLLSQIMVGARTTLYVGVVAVGIAAVIGTPLGILAGMSPRWLGEFVMRVNDLVLAFPALLLAIMFGAVFGADTLTAMVAIGIATIPSFARIARSGTLQVMSTEFVLAARAGGRSRPNIAVRHVLPNISSLLIVQASVSFAIAVLAEAALSFLGFGTRPPTPSWGRMLQESQELLTVHPRLALVPGIAIAVAVLGFNLLGDGLRDRLDPRLAARV; encoded by the coding sequence ATGCGCACTCTCGTGCTGGGCGGGGTCCTCGTCGGCCTGGTCGTGCTGGCCGCGCTGCTGTCGTTCGTGTGGACGCCGTTCGACCCGGTGAAGGTCGACGCGGCGAACCGGCTGCTCGACGCGAGCGCGGCCCACTGGTTCGGCACCGACAAGTTCGGCCGGGACCTGCTGAGCCAGATCATGGTCGGCGCGCGGACCACGTTGTACGTCGGAGTCGTCGCCGTCGGCATCGCCGCGGTGATCGGCACGCCGCTGGGCATCCTCGCCGGGATGTCCCCGCGGTGGCTCGGCGAGTTCGTCATGCGGGTCAACGACCTCGTGCTCGCGTTCCCCGCGCTGCTGCTGGCCATCATGTTCGGCGCGGTGTTCGGGGCGGACACGCTGACCGCGATGGTCGCGATCGGCATCGCCACGATCCCGTCGTTCGCGCGGATCGCGCGGTCCGGGACGCTGCAGGTGATGAGCACCGAGTTCGTGCTCGCCGCGCGGGCGGGCGGCCGGTCGCGGCCGAACATCGCCGTGCGGCACGTGCTGCCGAACATCTCCAGCCTGCTGATCGTCCAGGCTTCGGTGTCGTTCGCGATCGCGGTGCTCGCCGAAGCGGCGTTGTCGTTCCTCGGCTTCGGCACGCGGCCGCCGACGCCGTCGTGGGGCCGGATGCTGCAGGAGTCCCAGGAACTGCTGACCGTGCACCCGCGGCTGGCGCTGGTGCCGGGCATCGCGATCGCCGTGGCCGTGCTCGGCTTCAACCTCCTCGGCGACGGCCTGCGCGACCGCCTGGACCCCCGATTGGCGGCCCGCGTATGA
- a CDS encoding ABC transporter permease — MTAKVLRRVAIFVVSVLVASIVVFLFMAVLPGDPAQVALGVNATPELLAKTRAEFGIDRPLVTQYFDWIGGVLHGDFGRSYVTRDSIGPQLLDRLGVTLWLVGAGMLVALVIAVPAGTFAAVKHRKASGAGVSGLSQIGVAIPAFLAGIILVQIFAVQLRWLPSGGWTPPDQNAGEFVRGLVLPALSLGLVQGAVLTRYVRSAVLDTLGQDYLRTARSKGLRPGQALVRHGLRNASVPVVTVLGLQLATLLIGAVVVERVFVLPGLGSMLLDAVAARDLLTVQGIVLVLVAGVLLVNFVVDVLYTVLDPRLRGS; from the coding sequence ATGACCGCCAAGGTGCTGCGCCGGGTGGCGATCTTCGTGGTCAGCGTGCTGGTCGCGTCGATCGTGGTGTTCCTGTTCATGGCCGTGCTGCCGGGCGATCCGGCGCAGGTCGCGCTCGGCGTCAACGCGACACCGGAGCTGCTCGCCAAGACCCGCGCGGAGTTCGGCATCGACCGGCCGCTGGTGACGCAGTACTTCGACTGGATCGGCGGCGTGCTGCACGGCGACTTCGGGCGCTCGTACGTCACGCGCGACTCGATCGGCCCGCAGCTGCTCGACCGCCTCGGCGTGACGTTGTGGCTGGTCGGCGCGGGGATGCTGGTGGCGCTGGTGATCGCGGTCCCCGCCGGTACGTTCGCCGCGGTGAAGCACCGGAAGGCGTCGGGCGCCGGCGTTTCGGGGCTGTCGCAGATCGGCGTCGCGATCCCCGCGTTCCTGGCCGGGATCATCCTCGTGCAGATCTTCGCCGTGCAGCTGCGCTGGCTGCCGTCCGGCGGGTGGACGCCGCCGGATCAGAACGCGGGCGAGTTCGTCCGCGGCCTCGTGCTTCCCGCGTTGTCGCTGGGCTTGGTGCAAGGAGCGGTGCTCACGCGCTATGTCCGCTCGGCCGTGCTGGACACGCTCGGCCAGGACTACCTGCGCACCGCGCGGTCCAAGGGCCTGCGGCCGGGACAGGCCTTGGTGCGCCACGGCTTGCGCAACGCGTCCGTGCCGGTGGTCACCGTGCTCGGCCTGCAACTCGCGACGCTGCTGATCGGCGCGGTCGTCGTCGAGCGCGTGTTCGTGCTGCCGGGGCTCGGGTCGATGCTGCTGGACGCCGTCGCCGCCCGCGACCTGCTGACCGTGCAGGGGATCGTGCTGGTGCTGGTGGCCGGCGTGCTGCTGGTCAACTTCGTCGTGGACGTCCTCTACACCGTGCTCGATCCGCGATTGCGGGGTTCGTGA
- a CDS encoding ABC transporter substrate-binding protein — protein sequence MKARLHVLAAALLLVASGCSAGSSASVSAGPDTLSVGFTAEPANFDFTRTDGAAIPQALLYNVYEGLVKLDSQGRVVPLLAKSWTISPDRKTYDFQLQPGVKFSNGAPFTAEDVKFSLLRVKTDWTISIKSTMDVVDHVDVVAPDHARVVLSKPSNGWLFSLTSRLGAMFSPSGVADLATKPVGTGPYVVAARKRGDSVVLKGNPAYWGRKPAYSTVVLKYIKDPTALNNALSSNGIDVISAITAPDSIPQFQADDRFQVVQGTTNSEVTLAMNNARAPLNDVRVRQALTYAIDRKALLDTAWAGRGTLIGSMVPPTDPWYEDLANVHPFDPGRAKAMLTEAGATNLNLRLRIPNLPYAVSAAQVVQSQLADVGVRTTIEPLDFPAVWLKQVFTDHDYDLSIIQHVEARDITTFGKPKYYWGYDSKRVQQLLADADSGTPEQQVADMKQVARQLNTDAAADWLFLFPNVIVAKAKVGGFVRNQVSESFDLTGLAPR from the coding sequence GTGAAAGCCCGACTTCACGTGCTGGCAGCGGCGCTGCTGCTCGTGGCGTCCGGCTGCTCGGCCGGCTCGTCCGCCAGCGTTTCCGCAGGTCCGGACACGCTTTCCGTCGGCTTCACGGCGGAGCCGGCGAACTTCGACTTCACGCGCACGGACGGCGCCGCGATCCCGCAGGCACTGCTCTACAACGTCTACGAAGGCCTGGTGAAGCTCGACTCGCAGGGTCGCGTGGTGCCGCTGCTCGCGAAGTCGTGGACGATCAGCCCGGACCGCAAGACCTACGACTTCCAGCTGCAGCCGGGCGTCAAGTTCAGCAACGGCGCGCCGTTCACCGCCGAGGACGTCAAGTTCTCGCTGCTGCGCGTGAAGACCGACTGGACGATCTCGATCAAGTCCACGATGGACGTCGTCGACCACGTCGACGTCGTGGCGCCGGACCACGCGCGGGTCGTGCTCTCGAAGCCGTCCAACGGCTGGTTGTTCAGCCTCACCAGCCGGCTCGGCGCGATGTTCAGCCCGAGCGGCGTCGCGGACCTGGCGACCAAGCCGGTCGGCACCGGGCCGTACGTCGTGGCGGCGCGCAAGCGCGGCGACTCCGTGGTGCTGAAGGGGAATCCCGCGTACTGGGGCCGGAAACCGGCGTACTCGACCGTGGTCCTCAAGTACATCAAGGACCCGACCGCGCTGAACAACGCGTTGTCCAGCAACGGCATCGACGTCATCTCGGCGATCACCGCGCCCGATTCGATCCCGCAGTTCCAGGCCGACGACCGGTTCCAGGTCGTCCAGGGCACCACGAACTCCGAGGTCACGCTGGCGATGAACAACGCGCGGGCGCCGCTGAACGACGTCCGCGTGCGGCAGGCGCTGACGTACGCGATCGACCGGAAGGCGTTGCTCGACACGGCGTGGGCCGGACGCGGCACGCTGATCGGCAGCATGGTCCCGCCGACCGATCCCTGGTACGAAGACCTTGCGAACGTCCACCCGTTCGATCCCGGGCGGGCCAAGGCGATGCTGACCGAAGCCGGCGCGACGAACCTGAACCTGCGCCTGCGGATCCCGAACCTGCCGTACGCGGTCTCGGCCGCGCAGGTCGTCCAGTCGCAGCTCGCCGACGTCGGGGTGCGGACCACGATCGAGCCGCTCGACTTCCCCGCGGTGTGGCTGAAGCAGGTCTTCACCGACCACGACTACGACCTGTCGATCATCCAGCACGTCGAAGCCCGCGACATCACGACGTTCGGGAAGCCGAAGTACTACTGGGGCTACGACAGCAAGCGCGTCCAGCAGCTGCTCGCCGACGCCGACAGCGGGACGCCGGAGCAGCAGGTCGCGGACATGAAGCAGGTGGCGAGGCAGCTGAACACCGACGCCGCCGCCGACTGGTTGTTCCTGTTCCCCAACGTGATCGTCGCGAAGGCCAAGGTCGGCGGGTTCGTCCGGAACCAGGTCAGCGAGTCGTTCGACCTCACCGGGCTGGCGCCGCGATGA
- a CDS encoding FadR/GntR family transcriptional regulator, with product MRFEPVAPVRAYERVVEQIEQAVISGELKPGERLPSERELMTQFGVGRSTIREALRVLQAAEMIRSRPGDPRGPEVLAASPVALHRSMHRLARADHVGLAELLQFRMILDGSAHLLAAELRTDDDLAGLDTALESMREGVSRGYAEFSRADVAFHEVIARISRNPLLVISEEVVRGVVLELIEDKLEHASNRTSLMRTWLAHHAEVLDAIRAADGAGAAHLAKQALYDNYAEYVPAPQRPLLAPLLRP from the coding sequence ATGCGGTTCGAACCGGTGGCTCCGGTCCGCGCGTACGAGCGGGTCGTCGAGCAGATCGAGCAGGCCGTGATCAGCGGCGAGCTCAAGCCGGGCGAACGGCTGCCGAGCGAACGCGAGCTGATGACGCAGTTCGGCGTCGGCCGCTCGACGATCCGGGAAGCCCTGCGCGTGCTGCAGGCCGCGGAGATGATCCGCTCGCGGCCCGGTGACCCGCGCGGACCCGAGGTGCTGGCCGCCTCCCCCGTCGCGTTGCACCGCTCGATGCACCGGCTCGCGCGGGCGGACCACGTCGGACTCGCCGAACTCCTGCAGTTCCGGATGATCCTCGACGGCTCGGCCCACCTGCTCGCGGCGGAGCTGCGCACGGACGACGACCTGGCCGGCCTCGACACGGCGCTGGAGTCCATGCGCGAAGGCGTTTCCCGCGGGTACGCGGAGTTCAGCCGCGCGGACGTCGCCTTCCACGAAGTCATCGCGCGGATCTCGCGCAACCCCCTGTTGGTCATCAGCGAAGAAGTCGTGCGCGGGGTCGTGCTGGAACTGATCGAGGACAAGCTCGAACACGCCAGCAACCGGACGTCGCTGATGCGCACCTGGCTCGCGCACCACGCCGAGGTGCTCGACGCGATCCGGGCCGCCGACGGCGCCGGCGCGGCGCACCTGGCGAAACAGGCGTTGTACGACAACTACGCCGAATACGTCCCCGCACCGCAACGCCCGCTGCTCGCGCCGTTGCTGCGGCCCTAG